Part of the Sulfitobacter donghicola DSW-25 = KCTC 12864 = JCM 14565 genome, CATGGTGGTGAAAAATGACGTGAACCACGAGATCGCAAAACGCTTTATGGAAGAGGGGATCGAGATTCCGTTCGCACAGCAGGATGTTTGGTTGCGCAATCCCGAAGCATTGCGCGGCGAGCCGAAAACCAACCAAGAAAACAATACCACCAAAGCCAGCGAGGCCGCGCTGCAAGATGCCGCAAAAGGCGCTACGCCAGACGACAGCGAAGGGGAAGGGGACAGATGACCAGAAAGCTATTTCGCGAAGACCCGTACCAGCGCGATGCACCGGCCGTGGTTACCGCACATACCGCCGAGGGCGGCATCATATTGGATGCGACTGTCTTCTATCCAACAGGCGGCGGCCAACCCGGCGATAGCGGCTGGATCGAATGGGATTCCCACAGGCTATCCATCGCAACGGCGGTGAATGGTGATGCAAACCAGATCGTTTTGGTCCCGTCCGAGCCGATGGCACTGCCGCCCTTGGGGGCACATGTGGTACAACATCTGGATTGGGATCGACGTCACAAACATATGCGCATTCATACGGCGCTCCATTTGTTGTCGGTTGCCGTCCCTTTTGCCGTTACTGGCGGCGCGATCTCGGCGACCCATGGGCGGCTTGATTTCAATATGCCAGACGGGCTTGATGACCGGAATGAGCTGGAAGAGGCGCTAAACCAGTTTGTCGAAAGCGACGCACAGGTGAGTGATGGCTGGATCACAGAAGAAGAGCTGGACGCCGCCCCGTCGCTGGTGAAGACCATGGCCGTAAAGCCCCCTCGCGGCGCTGGCGATATCCGCCTTGTGCGTATCGGTGGCGAAAACGATTGGATCGACCTGCAACCCTGCGGCGGCACCCATGTTGCGCGCACCGGAGAGATCGGCGCGTTGCGCATTGGAAAGATCGAAAAGAAGGGCAGAATGAACCGTCGGATTTACCTTCATTTGGACAGTTGAACATTTGGTGCGCAATTCGCCAATTTCGTGCTTGCATCCCAAAGCCATCCCTTGCTAAAGACGCCCCAACGGACAGGTGGCCGAGTGGTCGAAGGCGCACGCCTGGAAAGTGTGTAGGCGGGAGACCGTCTCCAGGGTTCGAATCCCTGTCTGTCCGCCATCATCTTTCAAAGCATTATAGTATTTAATAACCGACGTTTGCGGTGCGGCGAGGTGAATTGGAATGGCCAAATGCCTAATGCCGTGTGGGGTTATTGGGGTTTGTTCGCTTTGGTCTCCAAAAGCTTGGAGATCGCGCTGAGCAATTCCTGTTTGGGGACCGGCTTCATTAATCTGATATCTTCTGGCATCAGGCCGTTGCCGTGCACTGTTGCTTCGGTGGCGTATCCAGACATGAAAATTATGGGGATGCCAGGCTGCAACGGGCGAATTGCTTTGGCCAGTCCGGTCCCTTGTATTTTTCCGGGCATCACGATGTCTGTGACCAAGATGTCGAATGGCGGTTCGGAATGAAAAAGCTCTAGCGCGGCATCGCCAGACGGAGCTGATACAACGAAATAACCAGCGCCTTTTAGGACTGTTTCCAGAACAGTTCGGATGGCATCGTCATCTTCCGCGAGGAGAATCCTGACATCACCAGAAACCCCATGCGCTGCCTCGGCTGGTTTCTTTCCAATGGGTTGGGATTGGGTGTCACAAGAAGGGAAGTACAGTTTGAACGTGGTCCCGACCCCTAGCTCGGAATAAACTTGAACCGTACCACCTGATTGCTTCACAAAGCCCAGAACCATCGACAATCCCACACCAGATCCCTCACCGGGGCCTTTGGTTGTAAAGAACGGTTCAAAAAGATGATCTAGGTCTTTTGGGTGAATGCCTGTGCCTGTGTCGCTCACGGCAAGCATGACATAGCGACCAGGGCCAAGTTCCTCGTTACGTGAATCTACATAGGCTCGGTCAATTCGAACGTTCGCCGTTTCGATGGTTAGGTTCCCATTGCCGTTCATGGCGTCACGGGCGTTGACGATCAAATTCAGCAAGGCGCTTTCCAGAGAAGAGCGATCAAGCTGTACGGGCCAAACCCCAGCCAACAAAGAGGTTTCTACGTTGATGGACTCGGGCAGGGCCCGTCTCATCCAGTTTTGCGCCTCAAGAACGACCGAGTTCGGATCAAGAACCTCAACCTCTAGCCTTGATTGACGGGAAAAGGCCAACAAGCTTTTGGTTAGGTCAGCACCGCGTCGTGTCGCGGCCAGACCGGCATCCGCCATGCCTTCTTGTATCTCGGTTAGCCCAGCCTCTTTTATGAGTTCCAAGTTCCCCATGATAATCGCCAAAAGGTTGTTAAAGTCATGGGCAACGCCACCGGTCAGTTGGCCGACTGCGCTCATCCTGCCGGATCTTTCGGTTTCTTTACGTTGTCGCTCATACTCGGAAACGTCATCCAAAATGACCACGGTGCCGATTTCACTAGAGGCATCCAAAGGAAGTGACGAGCTGGAGAGGCGAACGTATTTGGCTTTCTTTACGTTCGGCTGATGCAATTGAAACAGTTCGCCATCCATATTCCCGTTAAACATCGCCCGAGAAAACGGAGCCTTTCTGCCCTCAAGCGGTGTTGTCTCTTCTGTTTCGGAAAAATAGTGATTGCTCATCTCCAAAGGGGAGGTATTGGGTTCCTCAATGCCCAGCAGATCGCGGGCACGCGGGTTTGTCATTGCGACGTTGCCATCGCGGGACAAAGCCACAACACCATTTCTAGACGCATCCATAACAGCCTGTAGGCGGCCGCTTAGATCATTTGCTTTTTTGCCGGATTCTTCTGCTAATATGAGGGCGCTTTTTTCTCGCCGCCTTGCGCGTTCGCTTGCGAAAAAGGCCAGTAGCAGGCTCAGCACTAACACCATAAGGATGATGATCCCTACGGATAGCGCCTGTTGCCTTCTCTCGGTCCAGAATTTTGGCGTGCCATAATATTCTTCGCGAAGCTCGGTAAACTCTTCGGAAAGAAGGTAGAGCGGCAGTTCGGCATTGATCCTTTCGCGCACTTGACCAAGGCCGAAACGAAGCGAAATAGCGCGGCTGGAAATGATGAATGGGGTCTCTATCTCATGAATATTTGCCAACACCCCTCTGTCTTTTGCCAAGGTTGGCAAATGTGACTTAAGCATCAGGGCAGCATCGATTTTCCCAGCCATCAAAGCACTAAGAAGTTGATCAGGGCTATCATATGGTAGGACGCTAAATGCGGGATCACGTAGAGCCTTCATATAGGCAAACCCACCGCGTAGCGCCCCAACAGGGTGGCCGGATAAATCCGAAGAGGTGGCGAATTTGCCGATATCTGCGCGCCGGATCGTCGCTGAGATGCTCAGACTTCCGGCCGGCAGGGTCTGATCCATGATTTGGCGGCGTTTTTCTGAAATACCCAAGGTCGGGATGATATCGACACCGGCAGCCGTTGGCCCTTGCAACATTAAGGTGGATGAAACCTCTTTAATCTCGAACTTTAAACCGGCCCGATTTGCAATATCCTTAAAAAATTCAATGGCATATCCGCTGGGGTTGCCATTTTTATCAAGCATATAGGTCGGGGCAAAACCCGCCGCGCCCCGATCAGAGGCTGCGATGTCGGGAAAAGCGACGGTGAGCGTTTCCGGCTCTGGTTCGTACACATCGATCCAGTGTTTCTTTCGCAGCGCCGCTAGGGTCCCGTCGTTCTCCAACCGATTTATAATAGCGTTGATCGGGGCAAGAAGATCTGCCTTGCTTTTGTTGAGAACGACAACACGGTCGCGCACGTTAAAGGGGGCACCAACGGGCACGATCAAATGGTCTAAATGGGACCGATGTGACCAGTAAACGACCGTTTCTTCTGGATAGACGATCGCTTCAAAATCACCAGACATCAGACCCATTAACGCATCGGCCGTGTTCGGCGGGGTCACCTCGTGATTACGCTCCCAAAGCTGTTCTACCTCGGGGGCCCAGCCTCTGGTAACGGATGCGATTACCTTACCAGAAACAGTGTTCCGATCGAAATCATTCGCACGAGACGCATGTGTATAAATGCGACTTTGGGCTTGGCCAACGGGGAGGGAAAACAGGTTTTCCGCCTCGAACAAAGTGAGGGCCGTTCCACCTGCAACAAGGTCGGTTTCGCCTTTATTTTGAGCAAAGATGATCTCTTGCGCGGTTCTGTAGTCTTTAATAACCAGATCGTGATCTAATTCATCGGCGATTAGGCGGGCTAAATCGATGAAATATCCTGTTTTTTCACCGTCCTCTCCCCGATACCAAAGTGGCGGGGATAAAATCCACCCAACGGTTAATGTAGGCCGCTCGGATTGGGCGGCGGTAGGGGAAGCGGCGGCCAAAAATAGACCGAAAAATAGCAGCGTCAAAACTAAAGCAAACCAACGAATGTGGTTATATATTTTTCGGGGCAGGGTAAAACTCCAACTTATTCAAATCACAACTTATACCGAAATTGTGATGACGTATATGCTTAAGGTTGTATTGGGGCGTTTTGCGCAACACAAGCCAAGCCCCGTTTTGGTGTTTGGCTTTCGCTTTCTCGTTTTCAAACTAGTCTTGCTCCTATAGGTCCTTTGGAAAACCGACTGTCAGAATGGAAACCGCATGTTCTTGAAAAACGCTTGGTATGTCGCTGCCTGGAGCAGTGAAATCGTAAATGATTTACAGCAGGTTAAGGTGCTGGGCGAAAAGATTTGCATGTTTCGCCGTTCCGACGGGGAAGTTATCGCAATGGAGGATGCCTGCCCGCATCGCAAGCTGCCGCTGTCCAAGGGGCGGATCAAGGATGACAATGTTGAATGTGGTTATCACGGGCTGACCTTTGATTGCGCGGGGCAATGTGTCTGGGCGCCGGGAGGGGGGCGGATACCTTCGGCTGCGCGCGTGCGCCCCTATCCCGTTCATGAAAAATATGGGCTTGTTTGGATCTGGATGGGGAATGCTGCCATCGCCGATGTCGAAGACATCATTGATATTCCGAATTTTGATGACCCTTCTTGGGGGATTAACCGTGGCGCTGCGATGGAGTTAAAATGTAACTACCTTCTTATGTGCGATAACCTGCTTGATCCAACGCATGTAGCATGGGTGCACCAAAGCTCGTTTGGCTCGGTTCAGACAAAAGATGCACCGTTGCGGGTGACAAAAACTGACGAAGGCATCATCGTTCACCGCTGGATGATGGATCACGAGCCCGCTCCGTTTTACAAAAAGGTCGTCGCATTCGAGGGGAATTGCGACCGCCTTCAGCATTATGAGGTCCGCTATCCCAGCCATGCCTTGATCCGCGCGGTGTTTACGCCTGCGGGCACTGGTGGGCCAGAGGGGCCGCTGCATGATGATACATTCATCATGGATAGCTATAATTTCATGACTCCCACCACCGAAAGTGAAACGCGTTATTATTGGTTCCAGCTTAGAAATATCCGTCCCGATGACGAAGAGCTGTCAAAGATGATGAGCGAAGATGTGCGTCAGGCCTTTGAAGAGGATCGCGCGGTTCTGGATGCGGTGCAAATCGGCATGACAGAGAAAACCTCGCCCCATATTGATTTGGGAATTGATGCAGGGCAGCTGCGGTTTCGCCGCCAGCTAGAGGCGATGATCGCCGAAGAGGCCTTGGTTGATGAAAAGATGGGGAACTAAACGCGGTTCGCTGAAAAACTGTTCAAAATAGACGTGCTAAAACAAAAAAGGCCGCGAGAGTTCGCGGCCTTTTTCGTGTTTTTGATGGGCAGGGTTTAACCCCGACGACGGCCACCAGTACGGCCTGCGCGGCCACGGCCTTCTTGGCCCGCTTTTGGTGCAACCTTGTTGAATTTGATCCAGTCACCACCATGTGGGTCACGATCAAACAGGAAGTTGGCAGCGCGGATGGCTTCCATCTCTTTGCCTGCGCGGGGCAGGGTTGAGCCCATGCCAAAGAGCTGAACAAAGGCTTCGTCGTCCATCCCTTCGGGCAGAACAACGCCAAGCGCGGCCAGCTCGGCCTTTTTCTCGGCGATCTTTTTGGCGTTCACGGGCAGCGCGACAGGGTTCATAATCGCCGAGGTCATGCCAGCACCCATTGCCATAGGCAGGAAGGCATTGTTGATGCCGTGGCGATTTGGCAGGCCAAAGCTGATGTTGGACGCGCCACAGGTTGTGTTCACGCCCAGCTCGTCGCGCAGGCGACGCACCAAGGTGAAAACCTGATGGCCAGCGGTTGCCATAGCACCGATTGGCATCACCAGCGGGTCAACCACGATGTCATGGGCGGGAATGCCGAAATCGGCCGCGCGCTCTACGATCTTTTTAGCAACATCAAACCGCACGTCAGGGTCTTCGGAAATACCTGTGTCGTCGTTGGAAATCGCGACAACAGGCACGTTGTATTTCTTGACCAGCGGCAGCACCAGCTCGAGGCGCTCTTCTTCGCCTGTGACCGAGTTCAGCAGCGGGCGGCCTTCGCAGGCTTCCAAACCGTTTTCCAGCGCACCAGGAACCGAGCTGTCGATGCAGATCGGGCAATCGGTAACCGCCTGAACGCGTTTGATCATCTCGGGCATCAGCATCGGTTCAACAAAGTTGTTATCCGCATAGCGTGGGTCTTCGGCCATTTTGTTCGAGAAAACAGCGCCCGAGTTCACATCAAGGATGGTCGCCCCTGCAGCAACCTGCGCAACAGCATCCGCCTCAACGCGGGAGAAGTCTCCGCGCTCCAGCTCTTCGGCCAGAATTTTGCGGCCCGTTGGGTTGATCCGCTCGCCAATCACGCTAAAGGGCTGATCAAAGCCGATGATGGCGGTTTTTGTTTTGGATTCGACGATGGTTCTTGTCATTTTTGGTCAGTCCTTCAGGAGGCGTTGGCTGGAATAGCGGATTTTCCGCCGTTGTTTTGTGCCCATGTGGCATTGGTTTTGATCCCACCCAGCGGGAAGAAGTGCAGGTGCGAGATGTTAAAGTCTGGGTTGGCGGCCTTATGTGCGGCCAGCTCGGCAACGACATCCGTTGGCTCATAGGGGAGCAACAGTTTGGTCACATCCATCGCGCGCTTTTGGAGAACCTTCAGCGAAGGGCCGACACCACAAGCGATGGCGAATTTGATCAGCGTCTGCAATTTGGCAGGGCCTGCGATCCCGATGTGAACGGGAAGGGTGATGCCAGCCTCAACAAGGCTGTCGGCCCATTCTATGATCGGCTTGGCCTCAAAGGCGAATTGCGTGGCGATGGCCATTTTGGCGTCTGTGCGGGTTTGGAAATCGTTTTTCCAACGCAGCGCGGCATCCACATTTGCAGTCCCTGTCGCGTCGATGTCGCGGTTGCCTTCGGGGTGTCCTGCAACGTGCAGGTTGGTAAAGCCCGCCTGATCAAACAGGCCCGTTTCCATCAGTTGCATGCTGTCTTGGAAATCGCCATGCGGGGTTGCCACACCACCCGCAAGCAAGAGCGCCTGTTTCACATCCGCTTCACCCTGATAGCGCGCAATCCAGTCGCCCAAGGTTGCGCTGTCTTTGATGATACGCGCAGGAAAATGCGGCATCACCTGAAAGCCGTCAGCGGCCAGACGTTTTGCCGTTGCGACCATGTCTTCGATTGGCGTGCCTTCGATGTGGGCGATATAGACGCGGGTACCTTGCGGCAAAAGCGCGCGGAAATCGTCAACTTTTTCAGCGGTGCGTGGCATGACCTCAATCGAGAAATCCTGAAGGAAGCTCTCGATCTGTGGGTTCACCTCTGTTGGGGTGTCTTCTTTTTTGCGGAAATTCAACAAGGACATTTAGCGCCTCCTTTGTGGGTGTTTGAGGTAGGGGGCCTAGGCCCAACCGTCGTTCGCAATCAGGGCTTTTAGGCGTTCGCGATCATATTCTGCGTCGATACGGGCGGCTTCGGCATCCGCGGCGGCTGCGTCGTCACCCTCAACGGTGACGGGGGCCGCTTTGCGCCACTCTGCCAGATAAGCATCTGTATCTTCTGCACCCACCTTCATCGCGGCGCGATCAATGGCTTGTTCAAACCGTTCTGGCAAAATGCGTTTTTGGCCACGACGGCCTTTGCCAACGATAACCTGCGCAGGAATATCCCGCCAATATACGATCACAACTTCGGCCATTCGCGATTCCTCCTGTGGTATATGGTGCTCTGTCCTCTTTATCGGATGCCTGTCACAGCCCGAATGACAATGACGACAAAATCAGCACCTTCCGCGACCTTTGCCTACACGATCGACGCCCGGACCGCACCAGTTGGGAAAGATCATAATCGGCATGAACATCTTGAGCTTAACTAAAAAAGGGCAGGGCAGATCGTTCGCGGGTCCTTGCGAAGTGCAGGGACAGGACGTATTGTCAGGGCAACTCGTAATGAAAGGCGCAAACCATGGCGCCAAAGCGCTCCAAAGGTGCGGGCGCGCTCGAACGTAAACAAAAGACGGCTCTGAGCCCCGCGCCAGTTTCGTCCAGATCGAACGACCTATATGCGGCCCTTGATCTGGGCACAAATAGCTGTCGCATGTTGATCGCCCAGCCGAAAGGCGGGGGGTTTCATGTGGTGGATAGTTTCTCAAAGTCCGTGCAGCTAGGCGCGGGGTTAGAGAAGACCGGGCGTTTATCGCGCGGATCAATGGCGCGCACCATACAGGCGCTGCGCATTTGCCAGCAGAAACTGCGCCGTAACAAAGTGAAACGCATGCGCCTTGTCGCGACCGAAGCCTGCCGCCGTGCGTTGAACGGTGATGAGTTCATGCGCCGCGTGACCCGTGAAACGGGGCTAAAGCTGGATATCATCGCGCCAGAACAAGAGGCGCAGCTTGCCGTGATCTCTTGTGCGCCTTTGGTCAGCCAGAAAACGGAAAACCTTTTGGTTGTAGATATTGGCGGCGGCTCGACCGAGCTGGTCTGGATCGACATCAGCCAAGTTCCCAAAAAGGATCGCGCGCAATCCATCATGCGGCTGCATAACGGGTTTGATCAGGCGCAATCTGATGTGCCTGCCGCGCGGGTGGTTGACTGGATCAGTGTGCCGCTCGGTGTGGCGACCCTGCGCGACCAGTTTTCCGATGTAGAAGACGATGCCGCCCGTTTTGCCCTGATGAGCTGGTTCTTTGAGGAAAACCTCACCGATTTTACGCCCTACCAATCCGCACAACCTCAGGAGAGGTTCCAGATTGTTGGGACGTCAGGCACTGTAACAACTGTCGCGGCAAGTCATTTGGGCCTGCGCCGGTATGATCGAACAAAGGTAGACGGGCTGCATATGACCAGCCAGCAAATCGACACTGTGATCCATCACTATCTGGCTTTGGGGCCAGAGGGGCGGCGGGTTGACCCCTGTATTGGCCATGACCGCGCTGCACTCATCATGTCGGGCGCTGCGATTTTGCAGGCCCTCATGCGGTGCTGGCCAACAGATCGGCTAAGTGTTGCGGATCGCGGTTTGCGCGAAGGTCTGCTATACGCACAAATGAGCGCGGATGGCGTGCTCGGAGAAGGAATGTTCTAATGGGCAAGACGCCAACAGGTAAAAACACCTCGGGCCGCGGTCAGCGCGACCTAAAGGTAAAGGTGAAATCCGCACGCGGTCGCAAGCTTAGCTCGACCCGTTGGTTGCAGCGCCAGTTGAACGACCCCTACGTGAAACGCGCCAAGGCCGAAGGCTATCGCGGGCGCGCGGCGTTCAAGATTATGGAGCTGGACGACAAGTTCCGCTTTTTGTTGCCCGGCGCGCGGATTGTGGACCTCGGCGCGGCGCCGGGTGGTTGGTGTCAGGTTGCGGTCAAGCGCTCGAATATTTTGGGCGAAAAAGGCGGCAAGGCCGTGGGAACGATCCTTGCGGTTGATCTGCAGGAAATGGAGCCAATTGCAGGCTGTGAAATCCACCAGCTGGATTTTATGGAAGATGATGCGGATTTGAAAGTAAAGGAATGGCTGGGCGGCAAGGCAGATGTAGTCATGTCAGATATGGCGGCCGCGTCGTCTGGGCACAAGCAAACCGACCACCTGCGCATCATCGCCCTGTGTGAGGCCGCAGCCTATTTCGCCTTTGATGTTTTAGAAGAGGGCGGCACGTTTATTGCCAAGACCCTCGCAGGTGGTGCCGAAGGTGAATTGCAAAAGCTGCTAAAGCAACGATTCCGTAAAGTGGCCAACTTTAAACCCCCTTCAAGCCGCGCAGATAGTTCAGAGAAATTTGTTGTGGCGCGGGGATTTAAGGCAGATGTGCCTATGGATGACGCATAAGAAATCCTTGTTTTTAGGCCATGACGTTCTTGTGATCTATAGTTGAACCAGAATGACTTGCCTCATTCCATTCGATCGTTCA contains:
- a CDS encoding methyltetrahydrofolate cobalamin methyltransferase; the protein is MTRTIVESKTKTAIIGFDQPFSVIGERINPTGRKILAEELERGDFSRVEADAVAQVAAGATILDVNSGAVFSNKMAEDPRYADNNFVEPMLMPEMIKRVQAVTDCPICIDSSVPGALENGLEACEGRPLLNSVTGEEERLELVLPLVKKYNVPVVAISNDDTGISEDPDVRFDVAKKIVERAADFGIPAHDIVVDPLVMPIGAMATAGHQVFTLVRRLRDELGVNTTCGASNISFGLPNRHGINNAFLPMAMGAGMTSAIMNPVALPVNAKKIAEKKAELAALGVVLPEGMDDEAFVQLFGMGSTLPRAGKEMEAIRAANFLFDRDPHGGDWIKFNKVAPKAGQEGRGRAGRTGGRRRG
- a CDS encoding aromatic ring-hydroxylating dioxygenase subunit alpha, which gives rise to MFLKNAWYVAAWSSEIVNDLQQVKVLGEKICMFRRSDGEVIAMEDACPHRKLPLSKGRIKDDNVECGYHGLTFDCAGQCVWAPGGGRIPSAARVRPYPVHEKYGLVWIWMGNAAIADVEDIIDIPNFDDPSWGINRGAAMELKCNYLLMCDNLLDPTHVAWVHQSSFGSVQTKDAPLRVTKTDEGIIVHRWMMDHEPAPFYKKVVAFEGNCDRLQHYEVRYPSHALIRAVFTPAGTGGPEGPLHDDTFIMDSYNFMTPTTESETRYYWFQLRNIRPDDEELSKMMSEDVRQAFEEDRAVLDAVQIGMTEKTSPHIDLGIDAGQLRFRRQLEAMIAEEALVDEKMGN
- a CDS encoding Ppx/GppA phosphatase family protein — translated: MAPKRSKGAGALERKQKTALSPAPVSSRSNDLYAALDLGTNSCRMLIAQPKGGGFHVVDSFSKSVQLGAGLEKTGRLSRGSMARTIQALRICQQKLRRNKVKRMRLVATEACRRALNGDEFMRRVTRETGLKLDIIAPEQEAQLAVISCAPLVSQKTENLLVVDIGGGSTELVWIDISQVPKKDRAQSIMRLHNGFDQAQSDVPAARVVDWISVPLGVATLRDQFSDVEDDAARFALMSWFFEENLTDFTPYQSAQPQERFQIVGTSGTVTTVAASHLGLRRYDRTKVDGLHMTSQQIDTVIHHYLALGPEGRRVDPCIGHDRAALIMSGAAILQALMRCWPTDRLSVADRGLREGLLYAQMSADGVLGEGMF
- a CDS encoding transporter substrate-binding domain-containing protein, translating into MTLLFFGLFLAAASPTAAQSERPTLTVGWILSPPLWYRGEDGEKTGYFIDLARLIADELDHDLVIKDYRTAQEIIFAQNKGETDLVAGGTALTLFEAENLFSLPVGQAQSRIYTHASRANDFDRNTVSGKVIASVTRGWAPEVEQLWERNHEVTPPNTADALMGLMSGDFEAIVYPEETVVYWSHRSHLDHLIVPVGAPFNVRDRVVVLNKSKADLLAPINAIINRLENDGTLAALRKKHWIDVYEPEPETLTVAFPDIAASDRGAAGFAPTYMLDKNGNPSGYAIEFFKDIANRAGLKFEIKEVSSTLMLQGPTAAGVDIIPTLGISEKRRQIMDQTLPAGSLSISATIRRADIGKFATSSDLSGHPVGALRGGFAYMKALRDPAFSVLPYDSPDQLLSALMAGKIDAALMLKSHLPTLAKDRGVLANIHEIETPFIISSRAISLRFGLGQVRERINAELPLYLLSEEFTELREEYYGTPKFWTERRQQALSVGIIILMVLVLSLLLAFFASERARRREKSALILAEESGKKANDLSGRLQAVMDASRNGVVALSRDGNVAMTNPRARDLLGIEEPNTSPLEMSNHYFSETEETTPLEGRKAPFSRAMFNGNMDGELFQLHQPNVKKAKYVRLSSSSLPLDASSEIGTVVILDDVSEYERQRKETERSGRMSAVGQLTGGVAHDFNNLLAIIMGNLELIKEAGLTEIQEGMADAGLAATRRGADLTKSLLAFSRQSRLEVEVLDPNSVVLEAQNWMRRALPESINVETSLLAGVWPVQLDRSSLESALLNLIVNARDAMNGNGNLTIETANVRIDRAYVDSRNEELGPGRYVMLAVSDTGTGIHPKDLDHLFEPFFTTKGPGEGSGVGLSMVLGFVKQSGGTVQVYSELGVGTTFKLYFPSCDTQSQPIGKKPAEAAHGVSGDVRILLAEDDDAIRTVLETVLKGAGYFVVSAPSGDAALELFHSEPPFDILVTDIVMPGKIQGTGLAKAIRPLQPGIPIIFMSGYATEATVHGNGLMPEDIRLMKPVPKQELLSAISKLLETKANKPQ
- a CDS encoding virulence factor → MAEVVIVYWRDIPAQVIVGKGRRGQKRILPERFEQAIDRAAMKVGAEDTDAYLAEWRKAAPVTVEGDDAAAADAEAARIDAEYDRERLKALIANDGWA
- a CDS encoding RlmE family RNA methyltransferase; its protein translation is MGKTPTGKNTSGRGQRDLKVKVKSARGRKLSSTRWLQRQLNDPYVKRAKAEGYRGRAAFKIMELDDKFRFLLPGARIVDLGAAPGGWCQVAVKRSNILGEKGGKAVGTILAVDLQEMEPIAGCEIHQLDFMEDDADLKVKEWLGGKADVVMSDMAAASSGHKQTDHLRIIALCEAAAYFAFDVLEEGGTFIAKTLAGGAEGELQKLLKQRFRKVANFKPPSSRADSSEKFVVARGFKADVPMDDA
- a CDS encoding methylenetetrahydrofolate reductase, with protein sequence MSLLNFRKKEDTPTEVNPQIESFLQDFSIEVMPRTAEKVDDFRALLPQGTRVYIAHIEGTPIEDMVATAKRLAADGFQVMPHFPARIIKDSATLGDWIARYQGEADVKQALLLAGGVATPHGDFQDSMQLMETGLFDQAGFTNLHVAGHPEGNRDIDATGTANVDAALRWKNDFQTRTDAKMAIATQFAFEAKPIIEWADSLVEAGITLPVHIGIAGPAKLQTLIKFAIACGVGPSLKVLQKRAMDVTKLLLPYEPTDVVAELAAHKAANPDFNISHLHFFPLGGIKTNATWAQNNGGKSAIPANAS
- a CDS encoding alanyl-tRNA editing protein, translated to MTRKLFREDPYQRDAPAVVTAHTAEGGIILDATVFYPTGGGQPGDSGWIEWDSHRLSIATAVNGDANQIVLVPSEPMALPPLGAHVVQHLDWDRRHKHMRIHTALHLLSVAVPFAVTGGAISATHGRLDFNMPDGLDDRNELEEALNQFVESDAQVSDGWITEEELDAAPSLVKTMAVKPPRGAGDIRLVRIGGENDWIDLQPCGGTHVARTGEIGALRIGKIEKKGRMNRRIYLHLDS